A single window of Sphingobium sp. SCG-1 DNA harbors:
- a CDS encoding right-handed parallel beta-helix repeat-containing protein translates to MDMPTPPDAEMAPPLQLGIRQRIAALSIRRKRVIVGGIAGLLLLAGVTSLLLLKGGRTLPSWNIGASQGIADLSPSDVRNLEARLAALKPGTPGFGDRADDHLKLLSTLKIIDGRGGLTLDRHLLQFIAAVRKQVRTADAANGYDLAEQAFGLIDDRGMRQVAAERLGLLTMSGQISAPDRVERLFRIWSSVDRECLQAGHSCDQVTHDFALYFAAHAQVNADAQQAAFLLARRLGNVGQRTTAYRQIGALLMRPVMRDQNDTALTVAVSVALKTKQAKTALAAASAMSTNPKGSRDTMLRLVEDNLLGSQNVVDALDAALAISGPANRDAALLHFVNDGLSKGYMHEAQVAQAAIGNADSKTLAAMQIGLSFADGGYNGQAQPYLGNAVAQVSAMTPGAPRELAAAYAARGFAEAGNIETAKTLIAMAGDSGTLREEAVKSIAEVYIGTKDVDGLVALADDARGATAGDMFGKAAALAARNGDLDRAADIVAKQRDTVSWLQAAGRLALGGLMSKEWASDAKAKLKTIAANDPAYWDSFAFADAAFSRASGDLSGAVRKMPLITDPGVRADVAKSVGVALLNRGNFDGAMGLLGQFTSGDTRSRDSLKAALALELGKSGAIRAASYAVKSMSDINSRVRTFHLLARIQAGRLDRFKALKGGAQPVIPDADRALVPGAQMERSIYAAFDVKQQSLGDYIPRLPDSDAIDVGAVKRDFAPADDSSALDIVPLVNNDYNKKFLTARSVQDDWTLVGATIVMAAQGTRHPVYLHLSRGRVTIPQLWEQLVLRGQGDFLGRKGRTYTLRAPLFVGSGAMLTLSGSDVSALRMSTERAAFIVNAGNFRMSDTILSGWSEKTSAPMEMTYDSKHEFRPFYIAWSNSNTRVAGSQFLNLGYSAGKAYGMTLTYGPVTLLQRNVEQVRPPTGTFVENSFQHMLYGFYSYEANDVQVVGNEYRDNIVYGIDPHDRSHKLLFSYNTVYGSGKKHGIIGSRNVEDSWFVGNLTFENKGSGMMMDRYAGRNILYANTAFDNHANGISIYESPCNLISSNTVFKNGRSGITVRNSWDVGIFHNQVQDNHNLGIEGYAVEFITKPGAPARNLLLDPYEQFLSTAAVSNKLKNNHQGGMGMLGMGAMLVQGNTMVGPAKRLFLNDLKLAERDLGARQAAGVMIASGCPRPKRPYSCPFVPQNYLSRELSAAPAFGKPFASCPGNTIVNAATQKGAQSLPLDKARDEEADDEDLPRPLGATL, encoded by the coding sequence ATGGACATGCCCACTCCTCCCGACGCCGAAATGGCGCCCCCGTTGCAACTCGGCATCCGCCAGCGCATCGCGGCGCTGTCGATCCGGCGCAAACGAGTCATCGTCGGCGGCATAGCGGGCTTGCTCCTGCTGGCCGGTGTCACGAGCCTGTTGCTGCTCAAGGGTGGCCGCACCCTGCCGTCCTGGAATATCGGCGCTTCGCAGGGGATCGCGGATCTTTCGCCTTCGGACGTCCGCAATCTGGAGGCGCGGCTGGCGGCCCTGAAGCCCGGGACGCCGGGATTTGGCGATCGCGCCGACGATCATCTAAAGCTGCTCTCGACCCTGAAGATCATCGACGGTCGCGGCGGACTGACACTCGACCGGCATCTGCTTCAGTTCATTGCCGCCGTGCGTAAACAGGTCCGGACCGCCGACGCCGCCAATGGCTATGATCTGGCGGAACAGGCATTCGGCCTGATCGACGACCGGGGTATGCGTCAGGTCGCGGCCGAACGCCTTGGCCTGCTGACGATGAGCGGCCAGATCAGCGCGCCCGATCGCGTCGAGCGGCTCTTCCGCATCTGGTCGTCCGTGGATCGCGAATGCCTTCAAGCGGGTCATAGCTGCGATCAGGTAACGCACGACTTCGCGCTCTACTTTGCCGCTCACGCCCAGGTCAACGCGGATGCGCAGCAGGCCGCCTTTCTGCTCGCCCGCCGCCTCGGCAACGTCGGACAGCGCACGACCGCCTATCGCCAGATCGGGGCGCTGCTGATGCGCCCGGTCATGCGCGACCAGAACGATACGGCGCTGACCGTCGCTGTGAGTGTGGCGCTCAAAACCAAGCAGGCAAAGACGGCGCTCGCCGCAGCATCGGCAATGTCGACGAACCCGAAGGGCAGTCGCGACACCATGCTCCGGCTGGTGGAAGATAATCTCCTCGGCAGCCAGAACGTCGTGGATGCGCTCGATGCCGCGCTGGCGATATCAGGTCCGGCAAATCGTGACGCTGCGCTGCTCCATTTCGTCAATGACGGCCTGTCGAAGGGCTATATGCACGAAGCGCAAGTCGCGCAGGCGGCGATCGGCAATGCCGACAGCAAGACCCTCGCCGCGATGCAGATCGGCCTCTCGTTCGCCGATGGCGGCTACAATGGGCAGGCCCAGCCTTATCTCGGCAATGCCGTCGCGCAAGTCTCGGCCATGACCCCCGGCGCGCCGCGGGAACTTGCCGCCGCCTACGCCGCACGTGGTTTCGCGGAAGCAGGCAATATCGAAACGGCAAAGACGCTTATCGCAATGGCGGGCGACAGCGGCACGCTTCGGGAAGAGGCCGTCAAGAGTATCGCGGAAGTCTATATCGGCACGAAGGATGTCGATGGACTGGTCGCACTCGCCGACGATGCGCGCGGCGCCACTGCGGGCGACATGTTCGGCAAGGCAGCGGCGCTGGCGGCACGCAATGGCGATCTCGACCGCGCGGCCGATATCGTTGCGAAGCAGCGGGACACGGTGTCCTGGCTTCAGGCAGCAGGGCGGCTGGCGCTCGGCGGCCTGATGTCGAAAGAATGGGCCAGCGATGCCAAGGCGAAGCTCAAGACCATCGCCGCCAACGATCCTGCGTATTGGGACAGCTTTGCCTTCGCCGACGCCGCCTTCTCCCGTGCTTCGGGCGATCTGTCGGGCGCAGTTCGCAAGATGCCTCTGATTACCGACCCGGGCGTGCGTGCGGATGTCGCGAAAAGCGTCGGCGTCGCCCTGCTGAACCGGGGCAATTTCGACGGTGCGATGGGGTTGCTCGGCCAATTCACGTCCGGCGACACCCGAAGCCGTGATTCGCTCAAGGCCGCGCTGGCGTTGGAACTCGGCAAGTCGGGCGCGATCCGCGCCGCCAGCTATGCTGTTAAATCCATGTCGGACATCAATTCGCGCGTCCGGACGTTCCACTTGCTCGCGCGCATTCAGGCTGGTCGGCTGGACCGCTTCAAGGCGCTCAAGGGCGGCGCGCAGCCGGTCATTCCCGACGCTGACCGGGCGCTGGTTCCCGGCGCGCAGATGGAGCGCTCCATTTATGCCGCGTTCGACGTGAAGCAACAAAGCCTGGGCGACTACATACCGCGCCTGCCCGACAGCGATGCGATCGATGTGGGAGCAGTCAAGCGGGACTTTGCGCCGGCTGACGACAGCAGTGCGCTCGACATCGTTCCGCTGGTGAACAACGATTACAACAAGAAATTCCTGACCGCGCGTTCGGTCCAGGACGACTGGACTCTGGTCGGCGCGACCATCGTCATGGCGGCGCAGGGGACGCGGCACCCGGTCTATCTCCACCTCAGTCGTGGGCGCGTCACCATCCCGCAGCTTTGGGAGCAACTGGTGCTGCGCGGGCAGGGGGATTTCCTCGGCCGCAAGGGCCGCACCTACACGTTGCGGGCGCCGCTGTTCGTCGGATCGGGCGCGATGCTGACGCTCTCCGGCTCGGACGTATCCGCGCTGCGCATGTCGACCGAGCGAGCGGCGTTCATCGTGAACGCGGGTAACTTCCGCATGTCCGATACCATCCTCTCGGGATGGAGCGAGAAGACCTCTGCGCCGATGGAAATGACCTACGACAGCAAGCACGAATTCCGGCCCTTCTACATCGCGTGGAGCAACTCCAACACGCGCGTTGCCGGCAGTCAGTTCCTCAATCTCGGCTACTCGGCGGGCAAGGCCTACGGCATGACGCTGACGTACGGCCCCGTCACCCTGCTGCAACGCAATGTCGAGCAGGTTCGCCCGCCGACGGGCACCTTCGTCGAGAACAGCTTTCAGCACATGCTGTATGGCTTCTACAGCTATGAAGCCAATGATGTGCAGGTCGTGGGCAACGAATATCGCGACAATATCGTCTACGGGATCGATCCGCATGACCGCTCGCACAAGCTGCTCTTCTCGTACAACACCGTCTATGGATCGGGTAAGAAGCACGGCATCATTGGCTCGCGAAATGTCGAGGATAGCTGGTTCGTCGGCAATCTGACGTTCGAGAACAAGGGCTCGGGCATGATGATGGACCGCTATGCGGGCCGCAACATCCTCTATGCCAACACCGCGTTCGACAATCACGCCAATGGCATTTCGATCTACGAAAGTCCGTGCAACCTCATCTCGTCCAACACCGTGTTCAAGAACGGTCGTTCTGGCATCACCGTCCGCAACAGCTGGGACGTCGGCATCTTCCACAATCAGGTGCAGGACAACCACAACCTCGGGATCGAGGGCTATGCCGTCGAGTTCATCACGAAGCCGGGCGCTCCGGCCCGTAACCTGCTGCTCGATCCTTATGAGCAGTTCCTGTCCACTGCGGCCGTCTCCAACAAGCTGAAGAACAATCATCAGGGCGGCATGGGAATGCTCGGCATGGGTGCCATGCTCGTCCAGGGCAATACGATGGTCGGCCCGGCCAAGCGCCTGTTCCTCAACGACCTGAAGCTTGCCGAACGCGACCTTGGCGCGCGGCAGGCGGCAGGCGTCATGATCGCCAGCGGCTGCCCCCGCCCCAAGCGCCCCTATAGCTGCCCGTTCGTGCCGCAGAACTATCTCTCGCGGGAGCTTTCCGCTGCCCCCGCGTTCGGCAAACCGTTCGCCTCCTGCCCCGGCAACACAATCGTGAACGCCGCCACGCAGAAGGGCGCGCAATCGCTTCCACTCGACAAAGCGCGCGACGAGGAAGCCGATGACGAAGATCTGCCCCGGCCGCTGGGAGCCACGCTGTGA
- a CDS encoding tetratricopeptide repeat protein, whose product MKRLLAISAIGLLWVGAMGVAGYSYNVAPLAPLQQADDAVRLAAAQDDRLAFLAALKKLETISPSLAALRRYENIGQSVLPMSPQDVEGAKAAARAATRNDPEARAEADRQHAFELASRPATASQGVSILQGMAARGDTSAIAMLAESLESINMRRGEVGPLWRSIALKRSGAALKTADFLSFQPRLTLSSFEPRDYRRIAERLMRREAAKGNTSSMVSLGDLLRQRAGKNDIRDAHRFYEQALEGGSIRAMVRLAELLLSPGFKKDDAKRAMALLQGAIKRGSSEASYIMAENYRQGRGVAVDNRQAAEYYRVAARGGSAGAQVRLGDFETQGTIGPANPAAAFAWYSQAAALGNAAAYAKVAQAYLPGGSMPQDNARAVENFTEAAKRGSIPAMTQLANIYRQGRVVDRDIDQSNEWALRAVNAGSTNNNLRIIAAQAVVVGGTSPTELQRAKDLLITAIAGGSVEARTKLGGLLLSVGDPDSTRQAMALFKQAAASGNGEALASLAAIYASGNGVPVDPELSFQYFKLAAARGNAAGFRGMGVAHASGFGAAKDMAKAIEYYKRGSALGDIKASILLAGCYIDGCGSVPQPAKGNALIVSVFGRGNNDVDFQTAVLMLKGDAPGSEFRAIQILKDAARRGYGPAREVLRKMGQFDPREQQKVNQQRRETLLIAGAGG is encoded by the coding sequence GTGAAGCGGCTGCTGGCGATCTCGGCCATCGGGCTGCTTTGGGTCGGGGCAATGGGCGTGGCGGGCTATTCGTACAATGTCGCCCCGCTGGCGCCGTTGCAGCAAGCGGACGACGCCGTGCGGCTGGCTGCGGCGCAGGACGACAGGCTCGCCTTCCTTGCCGCGCTGAAGAAACTCGAAACGATCTCTCCCAGCCTCGCGGCGTTGCGGCGCTATGAGAATATTGGTCAGTCGGTACTGCCGATGTCCCCGCAAGATGTGGAAGGCGCGAAAGCCGCCGCCCGTGCCGCGACGCGGAACGATCCGGAGGCGCGCGCCGAGGCCGACCGGCAACATGCCTTTGAACTCGCGAGCAGGCCAGCCACCGCATCGCAGGGTGTCTCCATACTTCAGGGCATGGCCGCACGCGGGGACACGTCCGCCATCGCGATGCTGGCGGAAAGCCTGGAGAGCATCAACATGCGGCGCGGCGAAGTCGGCCCGTTATGGCGTTCGATTGCGCTCAAGCGATCGGGCGCGGCGCTCAAGACCGCCGACTTCCTCAGCTTCCAGCCGCGCCTCACTTTAAGCTCGTTCGAGCCGCGCGACTATCGGCGCATTGCCGAACGGCTGATGCGGCGCGAAGCGGCCAAGGGCAATACGTCCTCGATGGTGAGCCTTGGCGACCTGCTGCGCCAGCGCGCGGGCAAGAACGACATCAGGGACGCGCATCGCTTTTACGAACAGGCGCTGGAAGGCGGATCGATCCGGGCCATGGTCCGGCTCGCCGAACTGCTCCTCAGTCCGGGGTTCAAGAAGGACGATGCAAAGCGCGCGATGGCGCTGCTTCAGGGCGCGATCAAGCGCGGCTCGTCCGAAGCCTCGTACATCATGGCCGAAAACTACCGGCAGGGGCGCGGCGTCGCCGTCGATAACAGGCAGGCCGCGGAATATTATCGCGTGGCGGCACGCGGCGGCAGCGCGGGCGCGCAGGTTCGGCTCGGCGACTTCGAGACGCAGGGCACCATCGGTCCAGCCAATCCAGCCGCCGCCTTCGCTTGGTATAGCCAAGCGGCGGCGCTGGGCAACGCGGCGGCCTATGCGAAAGTCGCGCAGGCCTATCTGCCGGGCGGATCGATGCCGCAGGACAATGCCAGGGCGGTCGAGAATTTCACCGAGGCAGCAAAGCGCGGCAGCATCCCGGCCATGACGCAACTCGCCAATATCTATCGGCAGGGGCGCGTGGTCGATCGCGATATCGACCAGTCGAACGAATGGGCGCTGCGGGCCGTCAATGCAGGCAGCACCAACAACAATCTGCGGATCATCGCGGCGCAGGCCGTGGTCGTCGGCGGCACCAGCCCCACCGAACTGCAACGCGCCAAGGATCTGCTCATCACCGCCATCGCGGGCGGCAGCGTGGAGGCGCGCACGAAGCTCGGCGGGCTGCTGCTCTCGGTCGGTGACCCGGACAGCACGCGGCAGGCGATGGCGCTCTTCAAGCAGGCTGCGGCCAGCGGCAACGGCGAAGCGCTCGCTTCGCTGGCGGCGATCTATGCGTCGGGCAACGGCGTCCCGGTCGATCCGGAGTTGAGCTTCCAATATTTCAAGCTCGCTGCCGCGCGCGGGAACGCCGCCGGGTTCCGGGGCATGGGCGTCGCGCACGCCAGTGGCTTCGGCGCGGCCAAGGATATGGCCAAGGCAATCGAATATTACAAACGCGGCTCCGCACTGGGCGATATCAAGGCGTCGATCCTGCTCGCGGGTTGCTACATCGACGGCTGCGGCAGCGTTCCACAGCCCGCCAAGGGCAACGCCCTGATCGTCAGCGTCTTCGGGCGCGGTAACAACGACGTCGATTTCCAGACCGCCGTCCTGATGCTGAAAGGCGATGCGCCCGGCTCTGAATTCCGCGCTATCCAGATTCTGAAGGACGCGGCGCGGCGCGGCTACGGCCCCGCTCGCGAAGTGCTGCGCAAAATGGGCCAGTTCGATCCGCGCGAGCAACAGAAAGTCAATCAACAGCGCCGCGAGACGCTGCTTATCGCCGGAGCGGGAGGATGA